Proteins encoded by one window of Mycteria americana isolate JAX WOST 10 ecotype Jacksonville Zoo and Gardens chromosome 26, USCA_MyAme_1.0, whole genome shotgun sequence:
- the PCBP2 gene encoding poly(rC)-binding protein 2 isoform X4, with translation MDTGVIEGGLNVTLTIRLLMHGKEVGSIIGKKGESVKKMREESGARINISEGNCPERIITLAGPTNAIFKAFAMIIDKLEEDISSSMTNSTAASRPPVTLRLVVPASQCGSLIGKGGCKIKEIRESTGAQVQVAGDMLPNSTERAITIAGIPQSIIECVKQICVVMLESPPKGVTIPYRPKPSSSPVIFAGGQDRYSSGSASYPHTAPSMCLNSDLEGPPQEAYTIQGQYAIPQPDLTKLHQLAMQQSHFPMSHGNTGFSGLDASAQTTSHELTIPNDLIGCIIGRQGAKINEIRQMSGAQIKIANPVEGSTDRQVTITGSAASISLAQYLINVRLSSETGGMGSS, from the exons ATGGACACCGGTGTCATTGAAGGTGGTTTAAATGTCACACTCACCATCCGACTACTTATGCACGGAAAG GAGGTGGGAAGCATCATTGGGAAG AAAGGGGAGTCCGTGAAGAAGATGCGCGAGGAG AGCGGTGCTCGCATTAACATCTCAGAAGGGAACTGCCCCGAACGGATCATCACCCTCGCTGGACCCACCAATGCCATCTTCAAAGCTTTTGCGATGATCATTGACAAACTGGAAGAG GACATCAGCAGCTCCATGACCAACAGTACAGCTGCCAGCCGGCCCCCAGTCACCCTCCGACTCGTGGTACCTGCCAGCCAGTGCGGTTCCCTCATTGGAAAAGGAGGCTGCAAGATCAAAGAGATAAGAGAG AGCACGGGGGCACAGGTCCAGGTGGCAGGAGACATGCTGCCCAACTCGACCGAGCGAGCCATCACCATCGCTGGGATCCCACAGTCCATCATCGAGTGCGTCAAACAGATCTGCGTTGTCATGCTTGAG TCTCCCCCGAAGGGCGTCACCATCCCGTACCGACCCAAGCCATCCAGCTCTCCCGTCATCTTTGCAGGCGGTCAG GACAGGTACAGCAGCGGCAGTGCGAGCTACCCCCACACCGCCCCATCCATGTGCCTCAACTCTGACTTGGAGGGACCACCTCAGGAG GCCTATACCATTCAAGGACAGTATGCCATTCCACAGCCAGAT cTGACCAAGCTGCACCAGTTGGCAATGCAACAGTCACACTTTCCAATGTCTCATGGCAACACTGGATTCAGTG GTTTGGATGCCTCTGCTCAAACCACCTCTCATGAACTCACCATTCCAAATGAT ttgatTGGCTGCATCATCGGGCGTCAGGGCGCCAAAATCAATGAGATTCGCCAGATGTCTGGGGCGCAGATCAAAATTGCCAATCCAGTGGAAGGATCTACTGACAGGCAGGTTACCATAACTGGATCTGCAGCGAGCATTAGCTTGGCCCAGTATCTAATTAATGTCAG GCTCTCCTCGGAGACCGGGGGCATGGGAAGCAGCTAG
- the PCBP2 gene encoding poly(rC)-binding protein 2 isoform X8, which yields MDTGVIEGGLNVTLTIRLLMHGKEVGSIIGKKGESVKKMREESGARINISEGNCPERIITLAGPTNAIFKAFAMIIDKLEEDISSSMTNSTAASRPPVTLRLVVPASQCGSLIGKGGCKIKEIRESTGAQVQVAGDMLPNSTERAITIAGIPQSIIECVKQICVVMLESPPKGVTIPYRPKPSSSPVIFAGGQLTKLHQLAMQQSHFPMSHGNTGFSGIESSSPEVKGYWAGLDASAQTTSHELTIPNDLIGCIIGRQGAKINEIRQMSGAQIKIANPVEGSTDRQVTITGSAASISLAQYLINVRLSSETGGMGSS from the exons ATGGACACCGGTGTCATTGAAGGTGGTTTAAATGTCACACTCACCATCCGACTACTTATGCACGGAAAG GAGGTGGGAAGCATCATTGGGAAG AAAGGGGAGTCCGTGAAGAAGATGCGCGAGGAG AGCGGTGCTCGCATTAACATCTCAGAAGGGAACTGCCCCGAACGGATCATCACCCTCGCTGGACCCACCAATGCCATCTTCAAAGCTTTTGCGATGATCATTGACAAACTGGAAGAG GACATCAGCAGCTCCATGACCAACAGTACAGCTGCCAGCCGGCCCCCAGTCACCCTCCGACTCGTGGTACCTGCCAGCCAGTGCGGTTCCCTCATTGGAAAAGGAGGCTGCAAGATCAAAGAGATAAGAGAG AGCACGGGGGCACAGGTCCAGGTGGCAGGAGACATGCTGCCCAACTCGACCGAGCGAGCCATCACCATCGCTGGGATCCCACAGTCCATCATCGAGTGCGTCAAACAGATCTGCGTTGTCATGCTTGAG TCTCCCCCGAAGGGCGTCACCATCCCGTACCGACCCAAGCCATCCAGCTCTCCCGTCATCTTTGCAGGCGGTCAG cTGACCAAGCTGCACCAGTTGGCAATGCAACAGTCACACTTTCCAATGTCTCATGGCAACACTGGATTCAGTG GCATTGAATCCAGCTCTCCAGAGGTGAAAGGCTATTGGG CAGGTTTGGATGCCTCTGCTCAAACCACCTCTCATGAACTCACCATTCCAAATGAT ttgatTGGCTGCATCATCGGGCGTCAGGGCGCCAAAATCAATGAGATTCGCCAGATGTCTGGGGCGCAGATCAAAATTGCCAATCCAGTGGAAGGATCTACTGACAGGCAGGTTACCATAACTGGATCTGCAGCGAGCATTAGCTTGGCCCAGTATCTAATTAATGTCAG GCTCTCCTCGGAGACCGGGGGCATGGGAAGCAGCTAG
- the PCBP2 gene encoding poly(rC)-binding protein 2 isoform X9, translated as MDTGVIEGGLNVTLTIRLLMHGKEVGSIIGKKGESVKKMREESGARINISEGNCPERIITLAGPTNAIFKAFAMIIDKLEEDISSSMTNSTAASRPPVTLRLVVPASQCGSLIGKGGCKIKEIRESTGAQVQVAGDMLPNSTERAITIAGIPQSIIECVKQICVVMLESPPKGVTIPYRPKPSSSPVIFAGGQLTKLHQLAMQQSHFPMSHGNTGFSGIESSSPEVKGYWGLDASAQTTSHELTIPNDLIGCIIGRQGAKINEIRQMSGAQIKIANPVEGSTDRQVTITGSAASISLAQYLINVRLSSETGGMGSS; from the exons ATGGACACCGGTGTCATTGAAGGTGGTTTAAATGTCACACTCACCATCCGACTACTTATGCACGGAAAG GAGGTGGGAAGCATCATTGGGAAG AAAGGGGAGTCCGTGAAGAAGATGCGCGAGGAG AGCGGTGCTCGCATTAACATCTCAGAAGGGAACTGCCCCGAACGGATCATCACCCTCGCTGGACCCACCAATGCCATCTTCAAAGCTTTTGCGATGATCATTGACAAACTGGAAGAG GACATCAGCAGCTCCATGACCAACAGTACAGCTGCCAGCCGGCCCCCAGTCACCCTCCGACTCGTGGTACCTGCCAGCCAGTGCGGTTCCCTCATTGGAAAAGGAGGCTGCAAGATCAAAGAGATAAGAGAG AGCACGGGGGCACAGGTCCAGGTGGCAGGAGACATGCTGCCCAACTCGACCGAGCGAGCCATCACCATCGCTGGGATCCCACAGTCCATCATCGAGTGCGTCAAACAGATCTGCGTTGTCATGCTTGAG TCTCCCCCGAAGGGCGTCACCATCCCGTACCGACCCAAGCCATCCAGCTCTCCCGTCATCTTTGCAGGCGGTCAG cTGACCAAGCTGCACCAGTTGGCAATGCAACAGTCACACTTTCCAATGTCTCATGGCAACACTGGATTCAGTG GCATTGAATCCAGCTCTCCAGAGGTGAAAGGCTATTGGG GTTTGGATGCCTCTGCTCAAACCACCTCTCATGAACTCACCATTCCAAATGAT ttgatTGGCTGCATCATCGGGCGTCAGGGCGCCAAAATCAATGAGATTCGCCAGATGTCTGGGGCGCAGATCAAAATTGCCAATCCAGTGGAAGGATCTACTGACAGGCAGGTTACCATAACTGGATCTGCAGCGAGCATTAGCTTGGCCCAGTATCTAATTAATGTCAG GCTCTCCTCGGAGACCGGGGGCATGGGAAGCAGCTAG
- the PCBP2 gene encoding poly(rC)-binding protein 2 isoform X10 has translation MDTGVIEGGLNVTLTIRLLMHGKEVGSIIGKKGESVKKMREESGARINISEGNCPERIITLAGPTNAIFKAFAMIIDKLEEDISSSMTNSTAASRPPVTLRLVVPASQCGSLIGKGGCKIKEIRESTGAQVQVAGDMLPNSTERAITIAGIPQSIIECVKQICVVMLESPPKGVTIPYRPKPSSSPVIFAGGQLTKLHQLAMQQSHFPMSHGNTGFSAGLDASAQTTSHELTIPNDLIGCIIGRQGAKINEIRQMSGAQIKIANPVEGSTDRQVTITGSAASISLAQYLINVRLSSETGGMGSS, from the exons ATGGACACCGGTGTCATTGAAGGTGGTTTAAATGTCACACTCACCATCCGACTACTTATGCACGGAAAG GAGGTGGGAAGCATCATTGGGAAG AAAGGGGAGTCCGTGAAGAAGATGCGCGAGGAG AGCGGTGCTCGCATTAACATCTCAGAAGGGAACTGCCCCGAACGGATCATCACCCTCGCTGGACCCACCAATGCCATCTTCAAAGCTTTTGCGATGATCATTGACAAACTGGAAGAG GACATCAGCAGCTCCATGACCAACAGTACAGCTGCCAGCCGGCCCCCAGTCACCCTCCGACTCGTGGTACCTGCCAGCCAGTGCGGTTCCCTCATTGGAAAAGGAGGCTGCAAGATCAAAGAGATAAGAGAG AGCACGGGGGCACAGGTCCAGGTGGCAGGAGACATGCTGCCCAACTCGACCGAGCGAGCCATCACCATCGCTGGGATCCCACAGTCCATCATCGAGTGCGTCAAACAGATCTGCGTTGTCATGCTTGAG TCTCCCCCGAAGGGCGTCACCATCCCGTACCGACCCAAGCCATCCAGCTCTCCCGTCATCTTTGCAGGCGGTCAG cTGACCAAGCTGCACCAGTTGGCAATGCAACAGTCACACTTTCCAATGTCTCATGGCAACACTGGATTCAGTG CAGGTTTGGATGCCTCTGCTCAAACCACCTCTCATGAACTCACCATTCCAAATGAT ttgatTGGCTGCATCATCGGGCGTCAGGGCGCCAAAATCAATGAGATTCGCCAGATGTCTGGGGCGCAGATCAAAATTGCCAATCCAGTGGAAGGATCTACTGACAGGCAGGTTACCATAACTGGATCTGCAGCGAGCATTAGCTTGGCCCAGTATCTAATTAATGTCAG GCTCTCCTCGGAGACCGGGGGCATGGGAAGCAGCTAG
- the PCBP2 gene encoding poly(rC)-binding protein 2 isoform X1, whose protein sequence is MDTGVIEGGLNVTLTIRLLMHGKEVGSIIGKKGESVKKMREESGARINISEGNCPERIITLAGPTNAIFKAFAMIIDKLEEDISSSMTNSTAASRPPVTLRLVVPASQCGSLIGKGGCKIKEIRESTGAQVQVAGDMLPNSTERAITIAGIPQSIIECVKQICVVMLESPPKGVTIPYRPKPSSSPVIFAGGQDRYSSGSASYPHTAPSMCLNSDLEGPPQEAYTIQGQYAIPQPDLTKLHQLAMQQSHFPMSHGNTGFSGIESSSPEVKGYWAGLDASAQTTSHELTIPNDLIGCIIGRQGAKINEIRQMSGAQIKIANPVEGSTDRQVTITGSAASISLAQYLINVRLSSETGGMGSS, encoded by the exons ATGGACACCGGTGTCATTGAAGGTGGTTTAAATGTCACACTCACCATCCGACTACTTATGCACGGAAAG GAGGTGGGAAGCATCATTGGGAAG AAAGGGGAGTCCGTGAAGAAGATGCGCGAGGAG AGCGGTGCTCGCATTAACATCTCAGAAGGGAACTGCCCCGAACGGATCATCACCCTCGCTGGACCCACCAATGCCATCTTCAAAGCTTTTGCGATGATCATTGACAAACTGGAAGAG GACATCAGCAGCTCCATGACCAACAGTACAGCTGCCAGCCGGCCCCCAGTCACCCTCCGACTCGTGGTACCTGCCAGCCAGTGCGGTTCCCTCATTGGAAAAGGAGGCTGCAAGATCAAAGAGATAAGAGAG AGCACGGGGGCACAGGTCCAGGTGGCAGGAGACATGCTGCCCAACTCGACCGAGCGAGCCATCACCATCGCTGGGATCCCACAGTCCATCATCGAGTGCGTCAAACAGATCTGCGTTGTCATGCTTGAG TCTCCCCCGAAGGGCGTCACCATCCCGTACCGACCCAAGCCATCCAGCTCTCCCGTCATCTTTGCAGGCGGTCAG GACAGGTACAGCAGCGGCAGTGCGAGCTACCCCCACACCGCCCCATCCATGTGCCTCAACTCTGACTTGGAGGGACCACCTCAGGAG GCCTATACCATTCAAGGACAGTATGCCATTCCACAGCCAGAT cTGACCAAGCTGCACCAGTTGGCAATGCAACAGTCACACTTTCCAATGTCTCATGGCAACACTGGATTCAGTG GCATTGAATCCAGCTCTCCAGAGGTGAAAGGCTATTGGG CAGGTTTGGATGCCTCTGCTCAAACCACCTCTCATGAACTCACCATTCCAAATGAT ttgatTGGCTGCATCATCGGGCGTCAGGGCGCCAAAATCAATGAGATTCGCCAGATGTCTGGGGCGCAGATCAAAATTGCCAATCCAGTGGAAGGATCTACTGACAGGCAGGTTACCATAACTGGATCTGCAGCGAGCATTAGCTTGGCCCAGTATCTAATTAATGTCAG GCTCTCCTCGGAGACCGGGGGCATGGGAAGCAGCTAG
- the PCBP2 gene encoding poly(rC)-binding protein 2 isoform X3: MDTGVIEGGLNVTLTIRLLMHGKEVGSIIGKKGESVKKMREESGARINISEGNCPERIITLAGPTNAIFKAFAMIIDKLEEDISSSMTNSTAASRPPVTLRLVVPASQCGSLIGKGGCKIKEIRESTGAQVQVAGDMLPNSTERAITIAGIPQSIIECVKQICVVMLESPPKGVTIPYRPKPSSSPVIFAGGQDRYSSGSASYPHTAPSMCLNSDLEGPPQEAYTIQGQYAIPQPDLTKLHQLAMQQSHFPMSHGNTGFSAGLDASAQTTSHELTIPNDLIGCIIGRQGAKINEIRQMSGAQIKIANPVEGSTDRQVTITGSAASISLAQYLINVRLSSETGGMGSS; this comes from the exons ATGGACACCGGTGTCATTGAAGGTGGTTTAAATGTCACACTCACCATCCGACTACTTATGCACGGAAAG GAGGTGGGAAGCATCATTGGGAAG AAAGGGGAGTCCGTGAAGAAGATGCGCGAGGAG AGCGGTGCTCGCATTAACATCTCAGAAGGGAACTGCCCCGAACGGATCATCACCCTCGCTGGACCCACCAATGCCATCTTCAAAGCTTTTGCGATGATCATTGACAAACTGGAAGAG GACATCAGCAGCTCCATGACCAACAGTACAGCTGCCAGCCGGCCCCCAGTCACCCTCCGACTCGTGGTACCTGCCAGCCAGTGCGGTTCCCTCATTGGAAAAGGAGGCTGCAAGATCAAAGAGATAAGAGAG AGCACGGGGGCACAGGTCCAGGTGGCAGGAGACATGCTGCCCAACTCGACCGAGCGAGCCATCACCATCGCTGGGATCCCACAGTCCATCATCGAGTGCGTCAAACAGATCTGCGTTGTCATGCTTGAG TCTCCCCCGAAGGGCGTCACCATCCCGTACCGACCCAAGCCATCCAGCTCTCCCGTCATCTTTGCAGGCGGTCAG GACAGGTACAGCAGCGGCAGTGCGAGCTACCCCCACACCGCCCCATCCATGTGCCTCAACTCTGACTTGGAGGGACCACCTCAGGAG GCCTATACCATTCAAGGACAGTATGCCATTCCACAGCCAGAT cTGACCAAGCTGCACCAGTTGGCAATGCAACAGTCACACTTTCCAATGTCTCATGGCAACACTGGATTCAGTG CAGGTTTGGATGCCTCTGCTCAAACCACCTCTCATGAACTCACCATTCCAAATGAT ttgatTGGCTGCATCATCGGGCGTCAGGGCGCCAAAATCAATGAGATTCGCCAGATGTCTGGGGCGCAGATCAAAATTGCCAATCCAGTGGAAGGATCTACTGACAGGCAGGTTACCATAACTGGATCTGCAGCGAGCATTAGCTTGGCCCAGTATCTAATTAATGTCAG GCTCTCCTCGGAGACCGGGGGCATGGGAAGCAGCTAG
- the PCBP2 gene encoding poly(rC)-binding protein 2 isoform X7: protein MDTGVIEGGLNVTLTIRLLMHGKEVGSIIGKKGESVKKMREESGARINISEGNCPERIITLAGPTNAIFKAFAMIIDKLEEDISSSMTNSTAASRPPVTLRLVVPASQCGSLIGKGGCKIKEIRESTGAQVQVAGDMLPNSTERAITIAGIPQSIIECVKQICVVMLESPPKGVTIPYRPKPSSSPVIFAGGQAYTIQGQYAIPQPDLTKLHQLAMQQSHFPMSHGNTGFSGLDASAQTTSHELTIPNDLIGCIIGRQGAKINEIRQMSGAQIKIANPVEGSTDRQVTITGSAASISLAQYLINVRLSSETGGMGSS from the exons ATGGACACCGGTGTCATTGAAGGTGGTTTAAATGTCACACTCACCATCCGACTACTTATGCACGGAAAG GAGGTGGGAAGCATCATTGGGAAG AAAGGGGAGTCCGTGAAGAAGATGCGCGAGGAG AGCGGTGCTCGCATTAACATCTCAGAAGGGAACTGCCCCGAACGGATCATCACCCTCGCTGGACCCACCAATGCCATCTTCAAAGCTTTTGCGATGATCATTGACAAACTGGAAGAG GACATCAGCAGCTCCATGACCAACAGTACAGCTGCCAGCCGGCCCCCAGTCACCCTCCGACTCGTGGTACCTGCCAGCCAGTGCGGTTCCCTCATTGGAAAAGGAGGCTGCAAGATCAAAGAGATAAGAGAG AGCACGGGGGCACAGGTCCAGGTGGCAGGAGACATGCTGCCCAACTCGACCGAGCGAGCCATCACCATCGCTGGGATCCCACAGTCCATCATCGAGTGCGTCAAACAGATCTGCGTTGTCATGCTTGAG TCTCCCCCGAAGGGCGTCACCATCCCGTACCGACCCAAGCCATCCAGCTCTCCCGTCATCTTTGCAGGCGGTCAG GCCTATACCATTCAAGGACAGTATGCCATTCCACAGCCAGAT cTGACCAAGCTGCACCAGTTGGCAATGCAACAGTCACACTTTCCAATGTCTCATGGCAACACTGGATTCAGTG GTTTGGATGCCTCTGCTCAAACCACCTCTCATGAACTCACCATTCCAAATGAT ttgatTGGCTGCATCATCGGGCGTCAGGGCGCCAAAATCAATGAGATTCGCCAGATGTCTGGGGCGCAGATCAAAATTGCCAATCCAGTGGAAGGATCTACTGACAGGCAGGTTACCATAACTGGATCTGCAGCGAGCATTAGCTTGGCCCAGTATCTAATTAATGTCAG GCTCTCCTCGGAGACCGGGGGCATGGGAAGCAGCTAG
- the PCBP2 gene encoding poly(rC)-binding protein 2 isoform X11 produces MDTGVIEGGLNVTLTIRLLMHGKEVGSIIGKKGESVKKMREESGARINISEGNCPERIITLAGPTNAIFKAFAMIIDKLEEDISSSMTNSTAASRPPVTLRLVVPASQCGSLIGKGGCKIKEIRESTGAQVQVAGDMLPNSTERAITIAGIPQSIIECVKQICVVMLESPPKGVTIPYRPKPSSSPVIFAGGQLTKLHQLAMQQSHFPMSHGNTGFSGLDASAQTTSHELTIPNDLIGCIIGRQGAKINEIRQMSGAQIKIANPVEGSTDRQVTITGSAASISLAQYLINVRLSSETGGMGSS; encoded by the exons ATGGACACCGGTGTCATTGAAGGTGGTTTAAATGTCACACTCACCATCCGACTACTTATGCACGGAAAG GAGGTGGGAAGCATCATTGGGAAG AAAGGGGAGTCCGTGAAGAAGATGCGCGAGGAG AGCGGTGCTCGCATTAACATCTCAGAAGGGAACTGCCCCGAACGGATCATCACCCTCGCTGGACCCACCAATGCCATCTTCAAAGCTTTTGCGATGATCATTGACAAACTGGAAGAG GACATCAGCAGCTCCATGACCAACAGTACAGCTGCCAGCCGGCCCCCAGTCACCCTCCGACTCGTGGTACCTGCCAGCCAGTGCGGTTCCCTCATTGGAAAAGGAGGCTGCAAGATCAAAGAGATAAGAGAG AGCACGGGGGCACAGGTCCAGGTGGCAGGAGACATGCTGCCCAACTCGACCGAGCGAGCCATCACCATCGCTGGGATCCCACAGTCCATCATCGAGTGCGTCAAACAGATCTGCGTTGTCATGCTTGAG TCTCCCCCGAAGGGCGTCACCATCCCGTACCGACCCAAGCCATCCAGCTCTCCCGTCATCTTTGCAGGCGGTCAG cTGACCAAGCTGCACCAGTTGGCAATGCAACAGTCACACTTTCCAATGTCTCATGGCAACACTGGATTCAGTG GTTTGGATGCCTCTGCTCAAACCACCTCTCATGAACTCACCATTCCAAATGAT ttgatTGGCTGCATCATCGGGCGTCAGGGCGCCAAAATCAATGAGATTCGCCAGATGTCTGGGGCGCAGATCAAAATTGCCAATCCAGTGGAAGGATCTACTGACAGGCAGGTTACCATAACTGGATCTGCAGCGAGCATTAGCTTGGCCCAGTATCTAATTAATGTCAG GCTCTCCTCGGAGACCGGGGGCATGGGAAGCAGCTAG
- the PCBP2 gene encoding poly(rC)-binding protein 2 isoform X2: MDTGVIEGGLNVTLTIRLLMHGKEVGSIIGKKGESVKKMREESGARINISEGNCPERIITLAGPTNAIFKAFAMIIDKLEEDISSSMTNSTAASRPPVTLRLVVPASQCGSLIGKGGCKIKEIRESTGAQVQVAGDMLPNSTERAITIAGIPQSIIECVKQICVVMLESPPKGVTIPYRPKPSSSPVIFAGGQDRYSSGSASYPHTAPSMCLNSDLEGPPQEAYTIQGQYAIPQPDLTKLHQLAMQQSHFPMSHGNTGFSGIESSSPEVKGYWGLDASAQTTSHELTIPNDLIGCIIGRQGAKINEIRQMSGAQIKIANPVEGSTDRQVTITGSAASISLAQYLINVRLSSETGGMGSS, from the exons ATGGACACCGGTGTCATTGAAGGTGGTTTAAATGTCACACTCACCATCCGACTACTTATGCACGGAAAG GAGGTGGGAAGCATCATTGGGAAG AAAGGGGAGTCCGTGAAGAAGATGCGCGAGGAG AGCGGTGCTCGCATTAACATCTCAGAAGGGAACTGCCCCGAACGGATCATCACCCTCGCTGGACCCACCAATGCCATCTTCAAAGCTTTTGCGATGATCATTGACAAACTGGAAGAG GACATCAGCAGCTCCATGACCAACAGTACAGCTGCCAGCCGGCCCCCAGTCACCCTCCGACTCGTGGTACCTGCCAGCCAGTGCGGTTCCCTCATTGGAAAAGGAGGCTGCAAGATCAAAGAGATAAGAGAG AGCACGGGGGCACAGGTCCAGGTGGCAGGAGACATGCTGCCCAACTCGACCGAGCGAGCCATCACCATCGCTGGGATCCCACAGTCCATCATCGAGTGCGTCAAACAGATCTGCGTTGTCATGCTTGAG TCTCCCCCGAAGGGCGTCACCATCCCGTACCGACCCAAGCCATCCAGCTCTCCCGTCATCTTTGCAGGCGGTCAG GACAGGTACAGCAGCGGCAGTGCGAGCTACCCCCACACCGCCCCATCCATGTGCCTCAACTCTGACTTGGAGGGACCACCTCAGGAG GCCTATACCATTCAAGGACAGTATGCCATTCCACAGCCAGAT cTGACCAAGCTGCACCAGTTGGCAATGCAACAGTCACACTTTCCAATGTCTCATGGCAACACTGGATTCAGTG GCATTGAATCCAGCTCTCCAGAGGTGAAAGGCTATTGGG GTTTGGATGCCTCTGCTCAAACCACCTCTCATGAACTCACCATTCCAAATGAT ttgatTGGCTGCATCATCGGGCGTCAGGGCGCCAAAATCAATGAGATTCGCCAGATGTCTGGGGCGCAGATCAAAATTGCCAATCCAGTGGAAGGATCTACTGACAGGCAGGTTACCATAACTGGATCTGCAGCGAGCATTAGCTTGGCCCAGTATCTAATTAATGTCAG GCTCTCCTCGGAGACCGGGGGCATGGGAAGCAGCTAG
- the PCBP2 gene encoding poly(rC)-binding protein 2 isoform X5, producing MDTGVIEGGLNVTLTIRLLMHGKEVGSIIGKKGESVKKMREESGARINISEGNCPERIITLAGPTNAIFKAFAMIIDKLEEDISSSMTNSTAASRPPVTLRLVVPASQCGSLIGKGGCKIKEIRESTGAQVQVAGDMLPNSTERAITIAGIPQSIIECVKQICVVMLESPPKGVTIPYRPKPSSSPVIFAGGQAYTIQGQYAIPQPDLTKLHQLAMQQSHFPMSHGNTGFSGIESSSPEVKGYWAGLDASAQTTSHELTIPNDLIGCIIGRQGAKINEIRQMSGAQIKIANPVEGSTDRQVTITGSAASISLAQYLINVRLSSETGGMGSS from the exons ATGGACACCGGTGTCATTGAAGGTGGTTTAAATGTCACACTCACCATCCGACTACTTATGCACGGAAAG GAGGTGGGAAGCATCATTGGGAAG AAAGGGGAGTCCGTGAAGAAGATGCGCGAGGAG AGCGGTGCTCGCATTAACATCTCAGAAGGGAACTGCCCCGAACGGATCATCACCCTCGCTGGACCCACCAATGCCATCTTCAAAGCTTTTGCGATGATCATTGACAAACTGGAAGAG GACATCAGCAGCTCCATGACCAACAGTACAGCTGCCAGCCGGCCCCCAGTCACCCTCCGACTCGTGGTACCTGCCAGCCAGTGCGGTTCCCTCATTGGAAAAGGAGGCTGCAAGATCAAAGAGATAAGAGAG AGCACGGGGGCACAGGTCCAGGTGGCAGGAGACATGCTGCCCAACTCGACCGAGCGAGCCATCACCATCGCTGGGATCCCACAGTCCATCATCGAGTGCGTCAAACAGATCTGCGTTGTCATGCTTGAG TCTCCCCCGAAGGGCGTCACCATCCCGTACCGACCCAAGCCATCCAGCTCTCCCGTCATCTTTGCAGGCGGTCAG GCCTATACCATTCAAGGACAGTATGCCATTCCACAGCCAGAT cTGACCAAGCTGCACCAGTTGGCAATGCAACAGTCACACTTTCCAATGTCTCATGGCAACACTGGATTCAGTG GCATTGAATCCAGCTCTCCAGAGGTGAAAGGCTATTGGG CAGGTTTGGATGCCTCTGCTCAAACCACCTCTCATGAACTCACCATTCCAAATGAT ttgatTGGCTGCATCATCGGGCGTCAGGGCGCCAAAATCAATGAGATTCGCCAGATGTCTGGGGCGCAGATCAAAATTGCCAATCCAGTGGAAGGATCTACTGACAGGCAGGTTACCATAACTGGATCTGCAGCGAGCATTAGCTTGGCCCAGTATCTAATTAATGTCAG GCTCTCCTCGGAGACCGGGGGCATGGGAAGCAGCTAG